The bacterium genome contains a region encoding:
- a CDS encoding glycogen/starch synthase, with translation MKKSKIFFVAPAVYPFARDGRVAEFAAGLPAQLQSMGHEVRVLMPKYSLINERKHIIRDIIRMKDIPVKMYNGDLPVSVKSGFIPETKTQIYFAEQEKYYKRSDLYRDKRTGEYYKDNDERFILLARTAIETLKTLGWQPDIVHCIDWQSGLLPAMIREEQKQNNFFKKTIITFSVINTEEPALFDKSVFDKAFGQAHIIEKEKCFHKSKFSFLKTAIMHSDAVTIPMTHKHLKTITKPANDVEAILASAKMVQESYFGGEHNYWSPVNNNTLYKSYSAEKLERKVTNREGFLDDKRTGFDPAHPIFGILVEDLASQHKALSQFLKAVKDVKLQLFILANDSISSVSSLKPLITKNPNHTFFTMQDPEEQFRHNFFAVADMLYIPPSDDFAEIYFMNGIRYGGIPVIREECIISDRFTPTKEKSTSGNAIIYSDEKDMVKKIAAAVSYYETDKNGWDHLVRHAMKSDANWALSASSMIKLYEKALAKLK, from the coding sequence ATGAAAAAATCCAAAATTTTTTTTGTAGCACCGGCGGTTTACCCTTTTGCCCGTGACGGACGCGTAGCCGAATTTGCGGCCGGGTTGCCTGCACAATTGCAATCTATGGGACATGAAGTGCGCGTACTTATGCCCAAATACAGTCTGATCAATGAGCGAAAACACATCATCCGCGATATTATTCGGATGAAAGACATTCCCGTAAAAATGTATAACGGCGATCTGCCGGTGTCCGTCAAATCGGGCTTCATTCCGGAAACCAAAACGCAGATATATTTTGCCGAACAAGAAAAATACTACAAACGCTCCGATCTCTACCGTGATAAACGCACGGGCGAATATTATAAAGACAACGATGAACGTTTTATTTTGTTGGCCCGCACGGCTATCGAAACCTTAAAAACTCTGGGATGGCAGCCGGATATCGTACACTGTATAGATTGGCAGTCCGGCCTTTTGCCCGCCATGATCCGCGAAGAGCAGAAGCAAAATAATTTTTTCAAAAAAACGATCATTACATTTTCCGTTATTAACACGGAAGAACCCGCTTTGTTTGACAAATCCGTTTTTGACAAGGCCTTCGGCCAGGCGCACATCATCGAAAAAGAAAAATGCTTTCACAAAAGCAAATTCAGTTTTCTCAAAACAGCTATCATGCATTCCGATGCCGTCACGATACCGATGACGCATAAACATCTGAAGACCATCACCAAACCGGCCAACGATGTGGAGGCTATTTTGGCATCGGCCAAAATGGTGCAGGAGTCTTATTTTGGCGGAGAGCACAATTATTGGAGTCCGGTCAATAATAATACCTTATATAAATCCTATTCAGCGGAAAAACTTGAGCGAAAAGTCACCAACCGCGAAGGTTTTTTAGATGATAAACGTACAGGATTTGATCCGGCACACCCGATTTTTGGTATTCTGGTAGAGGATTTAGCTTCGCAGCATAAAGCGCTGTCTCAATTTCTCAAAGCTGTCAAAGATGTGAAGTTGCAACTGTTCATTTTGGCCAACGATTCGATTTCGTCCGTCTCATCTTTAAAACCGTTGATTACCAAAAATCCAAACCACACTTTTTTTACGATGCAGGATCCCGAAGAGCAGTTCCGGCACAATTTTTTTGCCGTAGCCGATATGTTGTATATACCTCCTTCGGATGACTTCGCCGAAATCTATTTTATGAACGGCATTCGTTACGGCGGCATACCCGTAATTCGCGAAGAATGTATCATCAGTGATCGTTTTACCCCGACCAAAGAAAAAAGCACATCCGGTAACGCGATTATTTACTCCGACGAAAAGGATATGGTCAAAAAAATAGCCGCCGCCGTTTCCTATTACGAAACGGACAAAAACGGCTGGGATCATCTTGTTCGTCATGCGATGAAATCCGATGCGAACTGGGCACTCAGCGCGAGTTCTATGATCAAGCTGTACGAAAAAGCGCTGGCTAAATTGAAGTAA
- the galT gene encoding galactose-1-phosphate uridylyltransferase has protein sequence MSELRKDPIVNRWVIISEERGKRPSDFAETPSQLTTSCPFCAGNEHLTPSEIMAFRHEGTMKDQPGWSLRVVPNKFPALMVEGQESHRHNGFYEFMDGLGAHEVIIESPQHQCTLEEMSAPDFTNVIRAYRDRIRDLRNDTRLKYALIFKNQGAPAGATVEHTHSQLIATPVVPKTVEEELRGSQDFHQTHNQCVFCGILNDDRKDNRRIVLDRDGFITLEPFAARFPFETWILPATHEVRFEDMNDEKINALASVFQETLMRLRKALNHPPYNFVLHTAPLNTYVPDHAYHWHIEIIPKLTRVAGFEWGSGFFINPTAPENAATYLRQVRL, from the coding sequence ATGTCTGAACTACGTAAAGATCCGATCGTCAATCGTTGGGTCATCATCTCTGAGGAACGCGGGAAGCGTCCGTCAGATTTTGCAGAGACGCCGTCGCAATTAACCACAAGTTGCCCTTTTTGTGCCGGTAACGAACATTTAACGCCAAGCGAAATTATGGCTTTTCGTCACGAAGGAACTATGAAAGATCAACCCGGTTGGTCTCTGCGTGTAGTGCCTAATAAATTTCCTGCGCTGATGGTAGAAGGTCAGGAGAGCCACCGGCATAATGGTTTTTACGAATTTATGGACGGTTTAGGTGCCCATGAAGTGATCATCGAATCGCCTCAGCACCAGTGTACGCTGGAAGAAATGAGCGCACCGGATTTTACCAATGTTATCCGCGCTTATCGTGACCGTATCCGCGACCTGCGCAATGATACGCGTTTGAAATATGCGCTCATCTTTAAAAATCAAGGTGCGCCCGCCGGAGCTACGGTGGAGCATACGCATTCGCAGCTTATCGCAACACCGGTCGTACCCAAAACTGTCGAGGAAGAATTGCGCGGCTCGCAAGACTTTCATCAAACTCATAACCAGTGCGTATTTTGCGGTATTTTAAATGATGATCGCAAAGATAATCGACGCATTGTATTAGACCGCGACGGTTTCATCACTTTGGAACCTTTTGCGGCACGTTTTCCGTTTGAAACATGGATTTTACCGGCAACTCATGAAGTGCGTTTTGAAGATATGAATGACGAAAAGATTAACGCTTTGGCTTCGGTTTTTCAGGAAACACTGATGCGCCTTCGGAAAGCGTTGAACCATCCGCCTTATAATTTTGTATTGCATACGGCGCCTCTCAATACCTATGTCCCCGATCACGCGTACCATTGGCATATCGAGATTATTCCTAAGTTGACGCGTGTGGCCGGATTTGAATGGGGCTCCGGTTTTTTTATTAACCCTACGGCGCCGGAAAATGCGGCGACGTATTTACGACAAGTTCGACTTTAA
- a CDS encoding STAS domain-containing protein — protein sequence MEGIQTTVKFAGPGDSVAVIKVGGYIDTTTSSELERTLGSLLKKNQHRIVVDLGDVDYISSAGWGIFISEIKGIKENSGDLKLVRMIPEVYEVFELLEFHYILKAYDTLDEAVDAFVKESGGSMSAKPKDSTQTMQAASVAKPVTAAPVTKQASKPADEAEDEEDNTPATTQGDETPDEYLARAVRQYPTLSAWQLKKVLMTSDFGFTNMGWFEIRKKMKSVRR from the coding sequence ATGGAGGGTATTCAAACTACGGTCAAGTTCGCCGGTCCTGGCGATAGCGTCGCTGTTATAAAGGTCGGAGGGTACATTGATACGACGACGTCATCCGAACTGGAACGTACGCTAGGCTCTTTGCTCAAAAAGAACCAACACCGTATTGTGGTAGATCTTGGCGATGTGGATTATATCAGTTCCGCAGGCTGGGGTATTTTTATTTCTGAAATCAAGGGTATCAAAGAAAATAGCGGCGATCTTAAGCTAGTTCGCATGATCCCCGAAGTGTATGAAGTTTTTGAATTACTCGAGTTTCATTATATTCTCAAAGCGTACGATACGCTGGACGAAGCCGTGGATGCCTTTGTCAAAGAGTCCGGCGGATCCATGTCGGCTAAACCGAAAGACAGCACTCAAACTATGCAAGCGGCATCGGTTGCCAAACCCGTAACCGCGGCGCCTGTTACTAAACAGGCTTCGAAACCGGCCGACGAGGCGGAAGACGAAGAAGATAATACACCGGCCACAACCCAAGGCGACGAAACCCCGGATGAATATCTTGCACGTGCGGTGCGTCAATATCCGACCTTGAGCGCTTGGCAGTTGAAAAAAGTACTTATGACCTCCGATTTCGGTTTTACCAATATGGGTTGGTTTGAAATTAGAAAAAAAATGAAGTCCGTTCGCCGGTAA
- a CDS encoding LysM peptidoglycan-binding domain-containing protein: MKIKSLLALGLSILITGATVQAQDEVKMEKADWAAQVAAQQQQQAAQQRTIDSLNKAINGVKEEGTKVDQETEQVWQEIYAALGTDKAGVEAYKKQIADLEAKVADQSKLSDEALSKPEKQKELEALKAETMALKKDKRYALTETYNKVNDLNSRVDQVISRGKNYTPPKPRHDSYSVVMGDYLWRISGKKEVYSDPFQWVKIYSANREQIKNPDLIYANQTFIIPRSEEANEYWVQRGDNLKSIAQSRLGNPSDWWKIYNANKNVIDNINKGADTKVIYPHTILIIPKN, from the coding sequence ATGAAAATCAAATCCTTATTGGCGCTCGGCCTTTCGATCCTGATCACAGGCGCAACCGTACAAGCGCAAGATGAAGTCAAGATGGAAAAAGCCGATTGGGCTGCTCAAGTTGCTGCGCAACAACAACAGCAAGCCGCTCAACAGCGCACGATTGACAGCTTGAATAAAGCTATCAACGGTGTCAAAGAAGAAGGCACCAAAGTAGACCAAGAGACCGAGCAAGTTTGGCAGGAAATTTATGCTGCCCTTGGTACGGATAAAGCCGGTGTTGAAGCGTACAAAAAACAGATCGCTGATCTTGAAGCCAAAGTTGCTGACCAATCAAAGCTGAGCGACGAAGCGTTGAGCAAACCTGAAAAACAAAAAGAACTCGAAGCACTCAAGGCCGAGACCATGGCGCTTAAAAAAGACAAGCGCTATGCATTGACGGAAACATATAACAAAGTCAATGATCTCAATAGCCGTGTGGACCAGGTGATCAGCCGTGGAAAAAACTATACGCCGCCCAAACCGCGTCATGATAGCTATAGCGTTGTCATGGGTGATTATTTGTGGCGCATCTCCGGTAAAAAGGAAGTGTATTCCGATCCGTTCCAATGGGTAAAAATTTACTCTGCTAACCGCGAACAGATCAAAAACCCGGATTTGATCTATGCCAATCAGACGTTTATCATTCCGCGTTCCGAAGAAGCCAATGAATACTGGGTACAACGCGGTGATAATCTGAAGTCGATCGCTCAATCACGTCTCGGTAATCCGTCCGACTGGTGGAAGATCTATAACGCGAATAAAAACGTTATTGATAACATCAATAAAGGCGCTGATACCAAAGTGATCTATCCGCACACGATCCTGATCATTCCTAAGAACTAA
- a CDS encoding PhoH family protein, with product MPHTEERSIKIKGISPLVLLGPNDINLKILERAYTARIVVRGENITLRGDASEVHQLEEIFTELIFLANKKSRLDSVDVETVIRLVKTGRDEHSSESEGVITHKNLNAVVLFTHKGFIEAKSDIQKSYIREARQNDIIFAIGPAGTGKTYLAVAIAVAALKNKEVDRIVLSRPAVETGESLGFLPGDMHEKIDPYLRPLYDALHDMIPSNKLQDYMAHHVIEIVPLAYMRGRTLSNAFVILDEAQNTTPTQMKMFLTRLGANARAIVTGDISQSDLPRGMMSGLREVKEILTGIEGISFVYFDKNDVVRHKLVRDIINAYDAYDDEQTGAIHRKNLSIKSSNE from the coding sequence TTGCCTCATACCGAAGAACGTAGTATCAAAATCAAAGGAATCAGTCCGCTGGTTCTTTTGGGGCCCAATGATATCAACCTGAAAATACTTGAGCGTGCTTATACTGCACGTATCGTAGTGCGCGGTGAAAATATAACACTCCGCGGCGATGCGAGCGAAGTTCACCAGTTGGAAGAGATTTTTACGGAATTGATCTTTTTGGCCAATAAAAAATCGCGCCTCGATTCGGTGGATGTGGAAACGGTGATACGTCTCGTAAAAACCGGCCGGGATGAGCATTCGAGCGAATCGGAGGGTGTTATCACGCATAAAAATCTAAATGCCGTCGTATTGTTTACTCATAAAGGTTTTATCGAGGCCAAGTCGGATATACAAAAATCGTATATCCGTGAAGCGCGGCAAAACGACATTATTTTTGCAATCGGGCCCGCCGGTACGGGCAAAACCTATCTTGCTGTGGCGATTGCGGTAGCGGCATTAAAGAATAAAGAAGTGGACCGTATTGTGCTATCGCGTCCGGCCGTTGAAACGGGGGAAAGCCTCGGATTTTTGCCCGGTGATATGCATGAAAAAATAGATCCGTATTTACGGCCACTGTACGACGCGTTGCACGACATGATACCTTCGAACAAACTTCAAGATTATATGGCGCATCATGTCATCGAAATCGTACCGCTGGCCTATATGCGGGGACGCACACTCAGCAATGCCTTTGTGATTTTAGATGAAGCGCAGAATACCACGCCGACACAAATGAAAATGTTTCTCACACGACTTGGCGCGAATGCCCGTGCCATTGTGACCGGCGACATCTCACAGAGCGATCTTCCGCGCGGTATGATGTCGGGATTGCGCGAAGTGAAAGAAATTCTAACAGGTATCGAAGGTATTTCGTTCGTTTATTTTGACAAAAATGATGTCGTGCGTCACAAACTTGTACGTGATATAATAAATGCGTATGATGCTTATGATGATGAACAGACCGGCGCGATACATCGAAAAAATTTATCCATCAAATCGAGTAACGAATAG
- a CDS encoding acetyl-CoA C-acetyltransferase, whose translation MKEVVIVSAVRTPIGSFQGALSEIVATKLGAIAVAEAVKRAGIKPTDVDEVIMGNVLTAGEGQAPARQAALFAGLPESVTCMTINKVCGSGLKAVMLATQAIQCGDADVVVAGGMESMSNIPYILEKARTGYRMGHGQLVDAMIKDGLWDVYNNFHMGSAAELCAKECNIPRDAQDAFAKTSYERAQKSIKEGVFKDEIVGVTVTSKKGDVVIADDEEPGKANFEKMLTLKPAFQKDGTITAANASKINDGAAALVVMSREKADKLGLKPLVRIVAQASSARKPEWFTTAPIDAIGKVLQKANQKIEDIDLFEINEAFAVVSMAAANQLNIPSEKLNVHGGAIALGHPIGASGARILTTLIHAMQRHNKKRGMAAICIGGGEASALIVERI comes from the coding sequence ATGAAAGAAGTAGTCATAGTCAGCGCGGTGCGTACCCCGATCGGTTCATTTCAAGGGGCGCTGAGTGAAATCGTCGCTACCAAATTAGGCGCGATAGCCGTAGCCGAGGCGGTTAAGCGTGCGGGTATCAAACCGACCGACGTGGATGAAGTCATCATGGGCAATGTACTCACCGCCGGTGAAGGACAGGCTCCGGCGCGTCAAGCCGCGCTGTTTGCCGGTCTGCCTGAAAGCGTAACGTGTATGACGATCAACAAAGTGTGCGGTTCGGGTCTTAAGGCCGTGATGCTTGCCACACAAGCTATACAATGCGGCGATGCGGATGTCGTGGTGGCCGGTGGAATGGAAAGCATGAGTAACATTCCGTACATATTGGAAAAAGCCCGCACAGGCTATCGTATGGGCCATGGCCAGCTCGTGGACGCCATGATCAAAGACGGTTTATGGGACGTGTATAATAATTTTCATATGGGTAGTGCGGCCGAGTTATGTGCAAAAGAATGCAATATTCCGCGGGACGCACAGGATGCCTTTGCTAAAACAAGTTATGAACGCGCGCAGAAATCCATCAAAGAAGGTGTATTTAAAGATGAAATCGTAGGCGTCACCGTGACCTCCAAAAAAGGCGACGTTGTGATTGCCGATGACGAAGAACCCGGAAAAGCAAATTTTGAAAAAATGCTGACACTCAAACCTGCATTTCAAAAAGACGGCACGATCACGGCAGCCAATGCCTCCAAGATCAATGACGGTGCTGCGGCATTGGTCGTGATGTCCCGCGAAAAAGCGGATAAACTCGGACTCAAGCCGTTGGTACGTATCGTGGCGCAAGCTTCATCGGCCCGTAAACCCGAATGGTTTACGACCGCGCCGATCGATGCCATCGGTAAGGTTTTGCAAAAAGCCAATCAGAAAATCGAAGATATTGACCTCTTTGAGATCAATGAAGCGTTTGCCGTAGTAAGTATGGCTGCTGCGAATCAACTAAATATTCCTTCGGAAAAACTCAATGTCCATGGCGGTGCCATTGCGCTTGGCCACCCCATTGGCGCCAGCGGTGCGCGTATCTTGACCACGCTAATCCACGCGATGCAGCGTCACAACAAGAAGCGCGGTATGGCGGCGATATGCATCGGCGGCGGCGAAGCCAGTGCATTGATCGTAGAGCGAATCTGA
- a CDS encoding FAD-dependent oxidoreductase: MSILGTAENPLRVAVIGSGPSGFYAADHLLKQKDVIVKIDMYDRLPTPYGLVRGGVAPDHQKIKSVTKVYEKTAAHPMFSFYGNVELGRDITRQELKARYHALIYAVGAQSDRRMGIPGEDLNGSHPATDFVAWYNGHPDYRDLSFDLSQERVAIIGNGNVAVDVARILASSIEELNKTDIADHALTALQKSNVKEIYMIGRRGPAQAAFTNAEIKELGELEECAITIPGTESALDEVSKKNLEAHPDSGVSKNLEIMKDYLDKTTDGKRKKMVLRFLWSPVELKGRDGVADIVLQKNILVQDADGNIKAKGTEVQETIPVGLVFRSIGYKGVALKDVPFDEKKGIIPNAHGRVTELNGTVIVGEYTAGWIKRGPSGVIGTNKPDALESVNMLLEDVKSGHIHPIDQTVSTAEWLQSKEIRFVTFADWLKIDKAETEKGIASGRPRIKFTRIEDMLHIAGV; this comes from the coding sequence ATGTCCATATTAGGTACTGCAGAAAATCCGCTTCGTGTGGCGGTTATCGGTTCCGGTCCATCCGGTTTTTATGCGGCGGATCATCTTTTAAAACAAAAAGATGTAATCGTAAAAATTGACATGTACGACCGGCTTCCCACGCCTTATGGGCTTGTTCGCGGTGGTGTGGCACCGGACCATCAAAAAATCAAATCGGTCACCAAAGTGTATGAGAAAACGGCGGCGCATCCGATGTTTTCTTTTTATGGAAATGTGGAGCTGGGACGCGATATAACACGTCAGGAATTGAAGGCGCGTTATCATGCTTTGATTTATGCCGTAGGTGCACAAAGTGATCGCCGCATGGGCATTCCCGGGGAAGACTTGAACGGCAGTCATCCGGCTACGGACTTTGTAGCCTGGTATAATGGCCATCCGGATTATCGCGATCTGTCATTTGATCTTTCCCAAGAGCGCGTTGCTATTATCGGAAACGGAAATGTTGCGGTGGATGTGGCGCGTATTTTAGCCAGCAGTATTGAAGAGCTGAACAAAACCGATATCGCGGATCATGCACTAACCGCCTTGCAAAAAAGCAATGTAAAAGAAATATACATGATCGGTCGCCGCGGCCCGGCGCAAGCTGCATTTACAAATGCGGAGATCAAAGAGCTGGGGGAATTGGAAGAATGTGCGATCACTATTCCGGGTACGGAGAGTGCTCTGGACGAAGTATCCAAAAAAAACTTGGAGGCGCATCCGGATTCCGGTGTTTCCAAAAATCTTGAAATTATGAAGGATTATCTGGATAAAACGACCGACGGTAAAAGAAAAAAAATGGTGCTTCGATTTTTATGGTCACCTGTCGAACTTAAAGGGCGGGATGGTGTAGCGGACATCGTTTTACAAAAAAATATCTTAGTGCAAGATGCCGATGGCAACATCAAAGCCAAGGGAACGGAAGTTCAAGAAACGATTCCTGTCGGTTTGGTATTTCGTTCGATCGGTTATAAAGGCGTTGCGCTCAAAGATGTTCCTTTTGACGAAAAGAAAGGTATCATACCGAATGCACATGGCCGGGTAACCGAATTAAATGGTACCGTCATTGTGGGTGAATACACGGCGGGATGGATCAAACGCGGCCCATCCGGAGTAATCGGTACTAATAAACCGGACGCGCTGGAATCGGTGAATATGCTTTTGGAGGATGTGAAGTCCGGTCATATTCATCCCATTGATCAAACTGTATCTACCGCAGAATGGCTTCAATCGAAGGAAATTCGTTTTGTAACATTTGCCGATTGGTTAAAAATCGATAAAGCCGAAACAGAAAAAGGAATTGCTTCCGGAAGACCGCGCATCAAATTTACACGCATTGAAGATATGCTTCATATTGCCGGCGTATGA
- a CDS encoding ABC transporter substrate-binding protein produces MMIKTIAVCFISGFLLSCVPAQQEERITVAVRAEPDAVNPVTHASAFSRIVCTGILPRLLESEWDSLQGRVVYKPFLAKSYSFSDDRRVLTYHLRSDFFWEDGERVTAHDIRFTFQMIAHPDVASTKKEHIQYLTDALGSVDRSVIALNDSTIEFHFTRAYPLQIFDTNLQPGFLPFHILKDVKPSELRRHTINTMPLSGSYYDITIWKKQDYIVLERNTRSPYQAASRQIVFRIIPEYTTRLTALKTGDVDVMYPIMPQDVADLRKTNPELRIEAMRSRYYDYVGWQNIDQHIYHASSGKTIQPHPLFGSKYVRRALTMAIHRQEIVDGFMGEFGRVAITPISPVFRWAANDTLSPLPYEPEESKRLLAQEGWIDRDGDGIVEKNGRAFSFELYYDAGNDRRQFAALIVQRDLKKIGIRCDVRTAETNVFYDDELNKKYDAFISGIGVPLMIDPTSEWSSDLKKNPYNDISYQNPNVDALIEAGKRVNNPEEAAPMWRALQAILHEDQPATFLYWRDELVGYNQKIKNSRTSLLGEIDKFWLWEKVTN; encoded by the coding sequence ATGATGATTAAAACCATAGCGGTTTGTTTCATATCGGGCTTTCTCTTGAGTTGTGTTCCAGCGCAGCAAGAGGAGCGTATAACTGTCGCTGTGCGCGCCGAGCCGGATGCTGTCAATCCCGTCACACACGCTTCGGCTTTTTCCAGAATTGTTTGTACCGGTATTTTGCCGCGTTTGTTGGAGTCGGAATGGGATTCACTGCAAGGTCGTGTCGTGTACAAACCGTTTCTCGCTAAATCGTATTCTTTCTCCGACGATCGCCGTGTTTTGACTTACCACTTACGATCCGATTTTTTTTGGGAGGACGGCGAACGTGTGACGGCGCATGACATTCGCTTTACGTTTCAAATGATCGCCCATCCGGATGTAGCCAGCACAAAAAAAGAACATATACAGTATCTGACGGATGCCCTGGGATCCGTGGACCGATCGGTCATCGCGCTCAATGATAGTACGATCGAATTTCATTTTACTCGTGCCTATCCGCTACAGATTTTTGATACCAATCTTCAACCCGGATTTTTGCCCTTTCACATTTTAAAAGATGTTAAACCCTCCGAGTTGCGGCGGCACACTATCAACACCATGCCGTTATCCGGAAGTTATTACGACATAACCATCTGGAAAAAACAAGACTATATCGTGCTGGAACGCAACACGCGTAGTCCGTATCAGGCCGCTTCCCGCCAAATCGTGTTTCGTATTATTCCCGAATATACTACGCGGTTGACTGCTCTTAAAACGGGTGATGTGGATGTGATGTATCCGATTATGCCGCAAGACGTGGCGGATTTACGCAAAACCAATCCGGAACTGCGTATTGAGGCGATGCGTTCGCGATATTATGATTATGTCGGATGGCAAAATATAGATCAGCATATATATCATGCATCGTCCGGTAAAACTATTCAACCGCATCCGTTGTTTGGTTCAAAATACGTACGCCGGGCATTGACGATGGCGATTCACCGTCAGGAAATCGTAGATGGGTTTATGGGGGAATTTGGGCGTGTGGCGATCACACCGATTTCACCGGTCTTTCGTTGGGCTGCCAATGATACGTTGAGTCCGCTGCCTTATGAACCCGAAGAATCGAAGCGTCTTTTAGCCCAGGAAGGTTGGATTGATCGTGACGGCGACGGCATCGTAGAAAAAAACGGCAGAGCTTTTTCATTTGAACTATACTACGATGCGGGTAACGACCGGCGCCAATTTGCGGCGCTTATTGTACAGCGTGATCTAAAAAAAATTGGCATCCGCTGCGATGTACGAACAGCCGAAACAAATGTGTTTTATGATGACGAGTTGAATAAAAAATACGACGCTTTTATCTCCGGCATCGGCGTGCCGCTTATGATTGATCCGACAAGCGAGTGGAGTTCGGATTTGAAAAAAAATCCGTATAACGATATTTCATATCAAAATCCCAACGTAGATGCTTTGATTGAGGCCGGCAAGCGCGTAAACAATCCCGAAGAGGCAGCGCCGATGTGGCGTGCTTTGCAGGCGATCCTGCACGAGGATCAGCCGGCGACTTTTTTATATTGGCGTGATGAATTAGTAGGGTATAATCAAAAAATAAAAAATTCGCGCACCAGTCTGCTGGGGGAAATCGACAAATTCTGGTTGTGGGAAAAAGTTACGAATTAA